The Herbiconiux sp. SALV-R1 genome includes a region encoding these proteins:
- a CDS encoding mandelate racemase/muconate lactonizing enzyme family protein, whose amino-acid sequence MKINGVDTVRVAAFPNLLYVRVHTDEGLVGLGETFYGSEAVERHVHSIAAPRLFGEDPARIEHISKSLEGYVGYAGSGVETRARSAIDLALWDLLGQATGQPVYNLLGGATREEIPIYNTCAGGLYVNSSSGQSVANWGVREGLYEDLHSAITRPAELARELLDQGITGMKIWPFDAVAEASRGTDFSRRQIADGLHRLASIREEVGMDMNVMVELHGLWDVPSASRLLRALEEFEPYWAEDPVRSDISRGLSRVAAATSIRIAAGETLGGLPAFDRLLEEEAAGVVTVDTTWCGGLTVARKVAALAEAKGIPVAPHDCTGPVALAACVHLSTAAPNVLVQETVRAAYAGWYGSLVEGGAEVTDGVVRAPSAPGLGIRLRDDVLSREGTTIVTSQVAASDLIDA is encoded by the coding sequence ATGAAGATCAATGGCGTCGATACGGTGCGGGTAGCAGCGTTCCCGAACCTGCTCTACGTACGCGTGCACACCGATGAAGGACTCGTCGGCTTGGGCGAGACGTTCTACGGCTCCGAAGCGGTGGAGCGTCATGTCCATTCCATTGCCGCCCCACGGCTTTTTGGTGAAGACCCCGCCCGCATCGAGCACATCTCGAAGTCGCTGGAGGGTTACGTGGGCTACGCAGGCTCTGGAGTCGAGACGCGTGCACGATCCGCGATCGATCTCGCTCTCTGGGACCTGCTCGGTCAGGCCACCGGGCAACCGGTCTACAACCTTTTGGGTGGGGCCACCCGCGAGGAGATCCCCATCTACAACACCTGCGCAGGCGGGTTATACGTCAACAGCTCATCGGGGCAGTCCGTCGCTAACTGGGGTGTTCGCGAAGGACTCTACGAGGACCTCCACTCGGCGATAACTCGCCCCGCCGAACTGGCGCGAGAGTTGCTCGACCAGGGGATCACCGGCATGAAGATTTGGCCGTTCGATGCCGTAGCCGAGGCATCACGGGGCACCGATTTCTCACGTCGACAGATCGCCGACGGACTGCACCGGCTCGCCAGTATCCGCGAGGAGGTCGGGATGGATATGAACGTGATGGTCGAGCTTCACGGACTCTGGGACGTGCCTTCCGCGAGCAGACTCCTCCGGGCGCTCGAGGAGTTCGAGCCGTACTGGGCCGAAGACCCTGTACGGAGTGACATCAGCAGAGGACTCTCTCGGGTGGCCGCGGCCACGTCGATCCGCATCGCCGCGGGCGAAACGCTGGGCGGTCTCCCCGCCTTCGATCGACTGCTCGAGGAAGAAGCAGCTGGCGTGGTGACCGTCGATACCACCTGGTGCGGCGGACTTACCGTCGCCCGCAAGGTGGCGGCGCTGGCGGAGGCCAAGGGCATCCCTGTCGCTCCACACGATTGCACCGGGCCGGTGGCGCTTGCGGCGTGCGTACATCTGTCGACCGCTGCACCCAACGTGCTCGTTCAGGAGACAGTACGGGCCGCGTATGCGGGGTGGTACGGATCTCTCGTCGAGGGTGGGGCGGAGGTGACCGATGGTGTCGTGCGGGCGCCTTCGGCTCCGGGTCTCGGCATCCGGTTACGAGACGACGTTCTCAGCCGGGAAGGGACCACAATTGTGACGTCCCAAGTCGCCGCTTCGGATCTCATCGACGCCTGA
- a CDS encoding ABC transporter substrate-binding protein, with product MLNKRYAAHVGIAIAATAAVLLAGCSAGGGEASEDGEVTLTLSTFGNFGYSDELIQKFEDEHPGITVQHDIAPGASEARQNTFTKLAAGSGLSDVIGVEIGWTTELREYADKFYPATESDFGPWVKFQTDPVTTESGELYAYGVATGPEAICYRSDLLQAAGLPTDPAEVAGLFGSWDDYFAAGEQYAANGGKGWFDSAVTAFRAQIEQLEYPYQDEDGEITATSPEIEEIFKTTLGVAPQLSAHLEPFTDDWAAATANSGFATMACPSWMLGLVEGNAPDVEGWRLADAFPGGGGNWGGSFLAVPKQSQHPEEAALLASWLTAPEQQIEAFKVAGPFPSREEAFDLPALTEVTNPYFGDQAVGEIYVNRSEAIDTVAYKGPLFAQIEDLVTNAIVRADTGKQSVDDAWNQFVDEVNGLN from the coding sequence ATGCTCAACAAGAGGTACGCGGCTCACGTCGGTATCGCAATCGCTGCGACTGCAGCTGTCCTGCTCGCAGGATGTTCCGCCGGGGGAGGGGAAGCGAGCGAAGACGGCGAGGTCACCTTGACGTTGTCGACCTTCGGAAACTTCGGATATAGCGATGAGCTGATCCAGAAGTTCGAAGACGAACACCCCGGCATCACCGTGCAGCACGACATCGCCCCGGGCGCAAGCGAAGCCCGACAGAACACCTTCACCAAACTCGCCGCCGGGTCGGGCCTTAGCGACGTGATCGGCGTCGAGATCGGCTGGACCACAGAGCTCCGCGAATACGCCGACAAGTTCTACCCCGCGACCGAGAGCGACTTCGGCCCATGGGTAAAATTTCAGACGGACCCCGTGACCACCGAGAGCGGTGAGCTCTACGCGTACGGTGTGGCCACCGGCCCCGAGGCGATCTGCTACCGCTCCGACCTCCTCCAAGCGGCGGGCCTGCCGACCGACCCCGCCGAGGTTGCTGGGCTGTTCGGCAGCTGGGATGACTACTTCGCAGCCGGTGAGCAGTACGCGGCCAACGGTGGGAAGGGATGGTTCGACTCGGCGGTCACCGCATTCCGTGCGCAGATCGAGCAACTGGAATACCCCTATCAGGACGAAGACGGTGAGATCACCGCGACAAGCCCGGAGATCGAGGAGATCTTCAAGACCACCCTCGGCGTCGCACCGCAACTGTCCGCGCATCTGGAGCCGTTTACCGACGACTGGGCAGCAGCCACGGCGAACTCCGGATTCGCGACCATGGCGTGCCCAAGCTGGATGCTCGGGCTGGTGGAAGGCAACGCACCTGATGTGGAGGGTTGGCGCCTGGCGGACGCCTTCCCCGGCGGAGGCGGCAACTGGGGCGGATCGTTCCTCGCCGTCCCCAAGCAGAGCCAGCACCCCGAGGAAGCTGCTCTCCTGGCCTCGTGGCTAACGGCACCGGAGCAGCAGATCGAAGCCTTCAAGGTCGCAGGCCCGTTCCCGAGCCGCGAGGAGGCATTCGACTTGCCCGCACTCACCGAGGTCACCAACCCCTACTTCGGTGACCAGGCCGTGGGTGAGATCTACGTCAACCGCTCTGAAGCGATCGACACCGTCGCCTACAAGGGCCCTCTCTTTGCCCAGATCGAAGACCTGGTGACCAACGCGATCGTCCGGGCCGACACGGGCAAGCAGTCGGTCGACGATGCATGGAACCAGTTCGTCGACGAAGTCAACGGACTCAACTAA
- a CDS encoding sugar ABC transporter permease, translated as MTTLRPSHRESPENHQASPPQPTRALSSRFARWDKKYSAYVYILPFFVLFALVGAIPLAYTAWVSLNDWSLIGGQGDFIGFDNYVAVLGERNFWIALRNTLSIFIIQVIPQLVIGLAIAAALDRNLRNGTLWRMGVLLPFIVMPVAVALIFNSLYGDQYGLINTTLQSLGLPTVGWHSDVLPSHIAIATMVDYRWTGYAALILLAGMQAIPRDYYEAATLDGAGSLRQFFSITIPQLRGTLIFVIVTATIGGLQIFDEPRLFDDQGLGGPDGQWLTLTLYLYKLGWNDLDFGRASAVAWLLFCLIAIIALINLFITTRIASSARRKRKGE; from the coding sequence ATGACAACTCTTCGCCCGTCTCACCGCGAGTCGCCCGAGAATCACCAAGCGTCGCCCCCGCAACCAACGCGCGCGCTCTCATCCCGATTCGCGCGATGGGACAAGAAGTACTCCGCGTACGTCTACATCCTGCCGTTCTTTGTTCTTTTCGCTCTCGTCGGAGCGATCCCGCTCGCGTACACGGCATGGGTGTCCCTGAATGACTGGAGCCTTATCGGCGGCCAGGGAGACTTCATCGGATTCGACAACTATGTCGCGGTCCTCGGTGAACGCAACTTCTGGATCGCCCTCCGGAACACGCTCAGCATTTTCATCATCCAGGTCATCCCGCAGCTCGTGATCGGACTCGCCATCGCGGCAGCTCTCGACCGCAATCTGCGCAACGGAACCCTGTGGCGCATGGGCGTGCTCCTTCCCTTCATCGTCATGCCGGTCGCCGTCGCACTCATCTTCAACTCGCTCTACGGCGACCAGTACGGCCTCATCAACACCACCCTCCAGAGCCTCGGCCTGCCCACGGTCGGATGGCACTCCGACGTCCTCCCCAGCCACATCGCGATCGCAACCATGGTCGACTACCGGTGGACCGGATACGCAGCCCTGATCCTCCTCGCCGGCATGCAGGCCATCCCACGCGACTACTACGAGGCTGCAACCCTCGACGGTGCCGGATCGCTTCGGCAGTTCTTCTCAATCACCATCCCGCAGCTCAGAGGCACCCTGATCTTCGTCATCGTGACCGCCACCATCGGCGGACTGCAGATCTTCGACGAACCGCGCCTCTTCGACGACCAAGGCCTGGGAGGCCCCGACGGGCAGTGGCTGACCCTGACCCTCTACCTCTACAAGCTTGGCTGGAACGACCTCGACTTCGGTCGCGCCTCCGCCGTCGCCTGGCTGCTCTTCTGCCTCATCGCGATCATCGCCTTGATCAACCTCTTCATCACCACGCGTATCGCCTCAAGCGCACGCCGCAAACGAAAGGGGGAGTGA
- a CDS encoding carbohydrate ABC transporter permease, whose translation MSTPRLVPNPTKRRRNLTGGRRAGFGSYAFLALCLVIGFLPFYWSFLIGSGDSGTLRDPNRSWIPGANFLENVGEVINNPTVNFWAALRNSIIVSVTVAASVVFFSTLAGFAFAKLKFRGRGWLLTAVVATTAVPTQLGVVPLFIIMSELGWTGTIGAVIIPNLVTAFGVFWMTQYLGQVLPDELIESAQVDGANSFRTFWHIVLPSARPAAAMLGLFTFIATWTDFFWPSIVLDARNPTLPVSLRLLQANYFVDYSIVLAGALIATIPLLLLFVLAGKQLVSGIMQGAVKG comes from the coding sequence ATGTCCACTCCTCGCCTCGTCCCTAATCCCACCAAACGTCGCCGCAACCTCACCGGGGGCCGACGAGCCGGCTTCGGCTCCTACGCGTTCCTCGCCCTGTGCCTCGTCATCGGATTTCTTCCCTTCTACTGGTCGTTCCTCATCGGCAGCGGGGACTCCGGGACGCTCAGAGACCCGAACCGGTCCTGGATACCCGGAGCGAACTTCCTCGAGAACGTGGGGGAGGTGATCAACAATCCGACCGTCAACTTCTGGGCGGCCCTGCGCAACAGCATCATCGTTTCCGTGACCGTCGCCGCATCGGTGGTGTTCTTCTCAACGCTGGCCGGCTTCGCCTTCGCCAAGCTCAAGTTCCGTGGCCGAGGATGGCTGCTCACCGCGGTCGTCGCCACCACCGCGGTACCCACCCAGCTCGGTGTGGTGCCGCTGTTCATCATCATGTCGGAGCTGGGCTGGACCGGCACGATCGGGGCGGTCATCATCCCCAACCTTGTCACCGCCTTCGGAGTGTTCTGGATGACTCAGTACTTAGGCCAAGTGCTGCCGGATGAGCTGATCGAGTCCGCTCAGGTCGATGGTGCAAATAGCTTCCGCACCTTCTGGCACATCGTCCTGCCCAGCGCCCGGCCCGCGGCGGCGATGCTCGGGCTGTTCACCTTCATCGCCACCTGGACAGACTTCTTCTGGCCATCCATCGTGCTCGACGCCCGAAACCCGACGCTCCCCGTCTCGCTCCGCCTCCTCCAAGCGAACTATTTCGTCGACTACTCGATCGTCCTCGCGGGCGCCCTCATCGCAACCATCCCTCTTCTGCTGCTCTTCGTCCTCGCGGGCAAGCAACTCGTGAGCGGGATCATGCAGGGCGCCGTCAAGGGCTGA
- a CDS encoding cellulase-like family protein, with translation MNIPAAEPYAITMWDFSWLERRWPGAGYEDWDEALSQLVDRGYNAVRIDAYPHLIAANPDREWELFPNWDTQSWGAQSNVRVRPLPALTEFLKRARHHGVRVSLSSWFREDVANTRVHYDTPERFSDMWITTLRHIEQEGLLDTLLFVDLCNEYPLRVWAPWLYTERLAQNVFRARRGDLADAVPPEASRTEAWVAEWMNGTIDRVRAAYPNLKYTYSFSSELATWRDQDVSSLDLLETHIWLANNEFTDYYDKVGYRFEKFSPAGYDNVVQRGREEYYRGQEQYDASLFRMIDNVADWSRATGKPLAITECWSLVDYKDWPGLEWDWILDINARAVEYALGTGRFVGLATSNFCGPQFVGMWREVDWHRRLTTAIKSASIDEDLRGA, from the coding sequence ATGAACATCCCTGCCGCTGAGCCTTACGCCATCACGATGTGGGACTTCTCCTGGCTCGAGCGCCGTTGGCCCGGCGCCGGATACGAAGACTGGGACGAAGCGCTGAGTCAGCTCGTCGACCGCGGCTACAACGCCGTGCGCATCGACGCCTACCCCCACCTCATCGCCGCCAACCCCGACCGCGAATGGGAGCTGTTCCCCAACTGGGACACCCAATCCTGGGGCGCCCAGTCGAATGTTCGCGTGCGGCCGCTCCCTGCACTGACCGAATTCCTCAAACGTGCCCGCCACCACGGCGTGCGAGTATCGCTCTCCAGCTGGTTCCGCGAAGACGTCGCCAACACCAGGGTGCATTACGACACCCCCGAGCGCTTCTCCGACATGTGGATCACCACACTGCGTCACATCGAACAAGAGGGGCTGCTCGACACCCTCCTCTTTGTCGATCTCTGCAACGAATACCCCCTCCGCGTCTGGGCGCCATGGCTCTACACCGAGCGACTCGCGCAGAACGTCTTCCGAGCGAGACGAGGCGACCTCGCCGATGCTGTGCCGCCGGAAGCGAGCCGCACCGAGGCGTGGGTCGCGGAGTGGATGAACGGCACCATCGACCGCGTGCGCGCCGCCTACCCCAACCTGAAATACACGTACTCGTTCTCCAGCGAACTAGCCACCTGGCGCGACCAAGACGTCTCCAGCCTCGATCTGCTGGAAACCCACATCTGGCTCGCCAACAACGAGTTCACCGACTACTACGACAAGGTCGGCTACCGCTTCGAAAAGTTCTCGCCCGCCGGCTACGACAACGTCGTCCAGCGCGGCCGCGAGGAGTACTACCGCGGGCAAGAACAATACGACGCGTCCCTGTTCCGGATGATCGACAACGTGGCGGACTGGTCGCGCGCCACCGGCAAACCGCTGGCCATCACCGAATGCTGGTCGCTCGTCGACTACAAAGACTGGCCGGGCCTGGAGTGGGACTGGATCCTGGACATCAACGCCCGCGCCGTCGAGTACGCTCTCGGCACCGGGCGGTTCGTCGGGCTAGCGACCAGCAACTTCTGCGGCCCCCAGTTCGTGGGGATGTGGCGAGAGGTCGACTGGCACCGCCGGCTGACGACGGCGATCAAATCGGCCTCCATCGATGAGGACCTCCGGGGTGCCTGA
- a CDS encoding SMP-30/gluconolactonase/LRE family protein: MPDAEQWTDPVTVHGEGPIWNPLVQRFQAVDMLAGDVLTIRDGQVTDRTHVDSIAAAIRPRAIGGLIVAGEHDVFLLDPDTTQHRIKDAGIAAGARFNEGTCAPDGSFWCGSMAYDAASDAGIVVRLDPETLEFTRVASDVTISNGLAFEDTNTAYYVDSATKRIDRLRIAGDRIQAREPWVDLRDIEGVPDGICLDAEGGVWVALFGGGAVHRYDNNGNWTEIIHLPVAQVTACTLGGPDGRELVITTSKLGVEDHDGPSGAFFHATVDVPAAAPHLFGA; the protein is encoded by the coding sequence GTGCCTGACGCCGAACAGTGGACCGACCCCGTCACCGTCCACGGCGAGGGACCGATCTGGAACCCTCTCGTTCAGCGATTCCAAGCTGTGGACATGCTCGCCGGCGACGTCCTGACAATCCGTGATGGCCAGGTGACAGATCGCACACATGTCGATTCGATCGCGGCCGCCATCCGGCCCCGGGCCATTGGGGGGCTGATCGTGGCCGGAGAACACGACGTCTTCCTTCTCGACCCAGACACTACCCAGCACCGAATCAAGGACGCTGGCATCGCCGCCGGGGCACGTTTCAACGAAGGCACGTGCGCGCCCGACGGCAGCTTTTGGTGCGGTTCAATGGCCTACGACGCTGCGTCCGATGCAGGCATTGTCGTCCGTCTAGACCCGGAAACCCTGGAGTTCACTCGTGTCGCGTCCGATGTGACGATCTCCAACGGCCTCGCCTTCGAGGACACGAATACCGCGTACTACGTCGACTCCGCCACCAAACGAATAGACCGCCTCCGTATCGCGGGCGATCGCATTCAGGCGCGCGAGCCGTGGGTTGACCTCCGTGACATCGAGGGAGTGCCCGACGGGATCTGCCTGGACGCAGAGGGGGGCGTATGGGTTGCGCTGTTCGGAGGCGGCGCGGTGCACCGATACGACAACAACGGCAACTGGACAGAGATCATCCATCTTCCGGTCGCCCAGGTCACGGCCTGCACACTGGGAGGGCCCGATGGGCGCGAGCTCGTCATCACCACGTCCAAGCTCGGGGTGGAAGACCACGACGGCCCATCGGGGGCGTTCTTTCACGCCACCGTCGACGTACCAGCCGCAGCCCCTCACCTGTTCGGCGCATAG
- a CDS encoding gluconokinase produces MVSGPAGSGKSTVARALAGERRRVFIEGDDLHPEDNVGKMRNGRPLTDDDRLPWLRAIRAELDRRSAQGESVVVACSALRRQYRDLLRGQAGDVFIVQLVTDVATLNERVAGRAGHFMPSILIQSQIAALEPLGLDEVGAVIRAHLPPDRVLMEVEKALAHLGPASTRLNQPDDRRIDYDR; encoded by the coding sequence GTGGTCTCAGGTCCCGCCGGCAGCGGTAAGAGCACGGTCGCGAGAGCGCTGGCCGGGGAACGCAGGCGGGTGTTCATCGAGGGAGACGACCTGCACCCGGAGGACAACGTCGGGAAAATGCGCAACGGCCGCCCACTGACCGACGACGACCGGTTGCCATGGTTGCGAGCCATCCGCGCCGAGCTCGATCGCCGGAGCGCGCAAGGCGAGTCGGTCGTCGTGGCTTGTTCCGCCCTTCGACGACAGTATCGAGACCTGCTGCGGGGGCAGGCGGGCGACGTGTTCATCGTCCAGCTCGTCACCGACGTGGCCACCCTGAACGAACGAGTGGCCGGCCGGGCCGGCCACTTTATGCCCTCCATCCTCATCCAGTCCCAGATTGCCGCTCTCGAGCCCCTCGGACTGGACGAGGTAGGCGCGGTGATTCGCGCCCACCTCCCACCCGACCGTGTCCTGATGGAAGTCGAGAAAGCACTCGCTCATCTGGGCCCAGCCTCGACGCGGCTCAATCAACCCGACGACCGGCGTATTGACTATGACCGGTAG
- a CDS encoding SDR family NAD(P)-dependent oxidoreductase has protein sequence MTGSEVSQRPRVDSAPRFVLVTGAGGGIGRSVALAFAKPAAHLVLVGRSRSALDQTAQLVTRAGSHATVLSLDVTDAEAFASVSGALPHLDVCINTVGVIETAALGDMDDDAFSKILDVNVRGLWLSMKNEIRIMRKSGGGTIINIGSNVGSRLTRPGMGAYAASKAAVSSLTKTAALEELPNGIRINCICPGPVDTRLSYRPGEDRITRDTRLSSSNPSRRAAAPAEIAGAAVWLASADAAYIVGQEIVMDGGASI, from the coding sequence ATGACCGGTAGCGAAGTATCGCAGCGACCACGCGTCGATTCCGCCCCTCGGTTCGTTCTAGTCACTGGTGCCGGCGGTGGCATAGGACGCAGCGTTGCGCTCGCGTTCGCAAAACCTGCCGCCCACCTCGTCTTAGTCGGCAGGTCGAGGTCTGCGTTGGATCAGACGGCCCAGCTCGTCACCCGGGCGGGGAGTCACGCGACTGTTCTCAGCCTCGACGTAACCGACGCCGAGGCGTTCGCCTCCGTTTCCGGTGCGCTGCCCCACCTCGACGTGTGTATCAACACAGTCGGAGTGATAGAGACAGCTGCGCTCGGGGACATGGACGACGACGCATTCAGCAAAATCCTTGACGTCAATGTGCGCGGTCTGTGGCTATCAATGAAGAACGAGATACGAATCATGCGAAAGTCGGGCGGCGGCACGATCATCAACATCGGCTCCAACGTGGGATCACGCCTCACCCGCCCCGGGATGGGAGCGTACGCCGCGTCCAAAGCAGCTGTCAGTTCTCTCACTAAGACAGCGGCGCTCGAGGAACTGCCGAATGGTATTCGGATCAATTGCATCTGCCCCGGCCCCGTGGATACACGCTTGTCGTACCGACCGGGTGAGGACCGAATCACTCGCGACACTCGGCTCAGCTCGTCCAACCCGTCCCGGCGAGCCGCGGCCCCGGCCGAGATAGCGGGCGCAGCCGTATGGCTTGCCTCGGCGGACGCCGCTTACATCGTCGGGCAAGAGATCGTTATGGACGGCGGCGCTTCCATCTGA
- a CDS encoding SDR family NAD(P)-dependent oxidoreductase, translating to MRTLVTGASSGIGAAVSVRIAESALSRGEAAHIAVCGNRSGPQQQRVVQQIQEMGGDAIALVGDLSDPAVPGRLVDEAAEKFGGLDALVANAGIADPGLLTNTSLQDWDAMFSVNVRSAWLLAKASHPHLAASQGAACFTSSMSGQQPHAGSGPYSPTKAALTLLAQTFALEWACDGIRVNVVSPGMTRTGMTDKVYLDPVIEKARTDIIPLGRIGDPLDIANVIEFLISPLAAYVTGQDVCVDGGFSKSILSHIPGRATSK from the coding sequence ATGAGAACTCTGGTCACCGGCGCAAGCAGTGGGATCGGTGCCGCGGTCAGCGTCAGAATCGCCGAGTCAGCTCTGAGTCGCGGCGAGGCGGCTCACATCGCCGTGTGCGGCAACAGGTCCGGCCCGCAGCAGCAACGCGTCGTCCAGCAGATTCAGGAGATGGGAGGCGATGCCATCGCGCTCGTCGGAGACCTCTCCGACCCGGCCGTGCCAGGCCGATTGGTAGACGAGGCTGCCGAGAAGTTTGGGGGCCTGGACGCGCTCGTCGCCAACGCCGGCATAGCCGATCCGGGCCTGCTGACGAACACCTCACTTCAGGACTGGGACGCGATGTTCTCCGTGAACGTGCGGTCGGCCTGGCTCCTGGCAAAGGCGAGTCACCCGCACCTCGCGGCCAGTCAAGGCGCGGCGTGCTTCACCTCGTCCATGTCGGGACAGCAACCGCACGCGGGCTCCGGCCCGTACAGTCCCACGAAGGCCGCGCTGACGCTCCTTGCCCAGACCTTCGCTCTTGAATGGGCATGCGACGGCATTCGCGTGAACGTCGTCTCCCCCGGGATGACGCGAACCGGCATGACGGACAAGGTCTATCTCGACCCGGTGATCGAGAAGGCTCGAACGGACATCATCCCTCTTGGCCGGATCGGCGACCCGCTCGACATCGCCAACGTCATCGAGTTCCTGATCAGCCCCCTCGCCGCTTACGTTACTGGTCAAGACGTCTGCGTCGACGGCGGATTCTCGAAATCGATCCTCAGCCATATCCCCGGCAGAGCCACTTCCAAATAG
- a CDS encoding SDR family NAD(P)-dependent oxidoreductase produces MTGQIVLITGSNGGIGASMVESFTTAGATVIGADRSDVGRQSTLSGYHSLDVTDESAVALAISRIVSTHGRIDALVHAAGVLGETPDPMRTSTAEFERIMSINTTGTFTIVRETGQAMLDTGTKGTILLFSSVAAKEARRAYLPYNASKIAVLHIMWSMAQILGPSGISVNAITPGPVETAMWAQLADASGDDADAADRARAERAAQLPMQRFARPEEVANAALFLADPRNRYITGVSLDVAGGAHLGMGS; encoded by the coding sequence ATGACCGGCCAGATCGTTCTCATCACCGGCTCCAACGGCGGCATCGGCGCCTCCATGGTCGAATCGTTCACGACCGCCGGTGCCACGGTGATCGGCGCAGATCGCAGTGACGTCGGTCGCCAGTCGACGTTGAGCGGATATCACAGCCTGGACGTGACCGATGAGTCCGCGGTCGCACTCGCGATCTCCCGCATCGTGTCCACCCACGGGCGCATCGATGCCCTCGTCCACGCCGCCGGGGTGTTGGGCGAGACTCCCGATCCGATGAGAACCAGCACGGCTGAGTTCGAACGGATCATGAGCATCAATACCACCGGTACCTTCACCATCGTCAGGGAAACCGGTCAGGCGATGCTCGACACCGGCACCAAAGGGACCATCCTGCTGTTCTCCTCCGTCGCCGCGAAGGAAGCCCGCCGCGCGTACCTGCCGTACAACGCCAGCAAGATCGCGGTGCTCCACATCATGTGGTCGATGGCCCAGATCCTCGGACCATCCGGGATCTCGGTCAACGCCATCACGCCCGGCCCCGTCGAGACCGCGATGTGGGCGCAGCTCGCCGACGCGTCAGGCGACGACGCCGACGCAGCGGATCGGGCGCGCGCCGAACGCGCAGCTCAATTGCCGATGCAGCGCTTCGCCCGGCCCGAGGAGGTCGCGAACGCGGCCCTTTTCCTCGCGGATCCTCGCAACCGATACATCACCGGCGTCAGCCTCGACGTCGCAGGAGGAGCACACCTGGGGATGGGCAGCTGA
- a CDS encoding Gfo/Idh/MocA family protein, whose translation MNAEKLRVGVAGAGNIASIAQLPTLVARDDIELRAVVTRRDDPHPLMRRWGFGSAFPTVEAMLASEELDALFVLTPRSEHVAATRAALEAGLDVFCEKPLATSAADADALADLADGSGRVLMVGFNRRFAPVYEAGRAAFTERGASFCIAQKNRAGSEYRATFENAIHMVDLLRWYCGGEPEQVTAHRAGDDPWQEDGVSALVRFDNGHTGVLMAARNAGGWSEKLDAYGDMVTASVTAPDRVAITRESGTLVREMSPEAFGWATATQTFGFAGAVHHFLDRVRDRQQPLTSGREAAKTQHLLDRILRAAGLPTEEQPGREWSSHAKK comes from the coding sequence ATGAACGCTGAGAAGCTCCGCGTCGGCGTTGCCGGTGCAGGCAACATCGCCAGCATCGCGCAACTGCCCACCCTCGTCGCTCGAGACGACATCGAACTCCGCGCCGTGGTCACCCGCCGCGACGACCCTCATCCGCTGATGAGGCGATGGGGTTTCGGCAGCGCCTTCCCCACGGTCGAGGCGATGCTAGCTTCGGAGGAGCTCGACGCTCTCTTCGTCCTCACCCCCCGGTCGGAGCACGTCGCGGCCACCCGGGCGGCGTTGGAAGCGGGGCTCGATGTGTTCTGCGAGAAGCCACTCGCCACGAGCGCGGCCGACGCCGACGCACTCGCCGATCTGGCCGACGGGAGCGGCCGCGTCCTCATGGTCGGCTTCAACCGGCGCTTCGCGCCCGTCTACGAGGCGGGCAGGGCAGCGTTCACCGAGCGCGGGGCCAGCTTCTGCATCGCGCAGAAGAACAGGGCCGGATCCGAGTACCGGGCCACCTTCGAGAACGCGATCCACATGGTCGATCTGTTGCGCTGGTACTGCGGCGGCGAGCCCGAGCAGGTCACCGCCCACCGAGCCGGAGACGACCCCTGGCAGGAGGACGGCGTCAGCGCCCTCGTGCGTTTCGACAACGGTCACACCGGTGTTCTCATGGCGGCGCGCAACGCGGGCGGCTGGAGCGAGAAGCTCGACGCCTACGGCGATATGGTGACCGCCTCCGTCACCGCGCCGGACCGCGTCGCGATCACCCGCGAGAGCGGCACCCTCGTGCGGGAGATGTCGCCGGAGGCGTTCGGATGGGCGACCGCCACCCAGACCTTCGGGTTCGCCGGCGCGGTGCATCACTTCCTCGACCGGGTTCGCGATCGGCAGCAGCCGCTCACCTCGGGTCGGGAGGCGGCGAAGACGCAGCATCTGCTGGATCGGATCCTCAGAGCCGCCGGCCTGCCCACGGAGGAACAGCCCGGCCGCGAGTGGAGCAGCCATGCCAAGAAATGA